TATAATTACATAATTTACAATCAAATTCACCCACATTTCCCAACcaacaaataaaatatacaGTACAGGAGCACGGAGCACCATATCAGCTATGATCTACAGATAATACAGAAAACATCAGAAAGAAACAATGATAATTTAAGAGGTGAAGTGGAAGCACAAGACATGGCAGAACAAATTTGAGTTTTTAGAGAATTTTCAGACTTTTCCTTCAATTCTTGCATGGGTGAGTCCAACACAAGCATCAACAAAATCCTCATCAATGAAATCAGTGGACAAAACCTGAAGCTTATCAGCGCAGCCGTTAGCGAAGCACTGAGCAATGAAGAGCCTAGCATACCCATGAATGCGTCTGGTGACAGGTTTCACACACAGAACAGGGTTATCCGCCACCGGAGTCACCGTGTTCTCCACCCTGTAGAAGTATTTCCTCGCCGAAACCGGTGGATGCTCGCCCAAATGCTTCAAATTTCCATCGAACTTGGTTGATGGCAGATCAGTGTTGATCCAATTATCCTTCAGATACCCTGCACTCCACAGGGGATCCCCTGTTTTAGGCTGTGGAGATTTTCTCGGCTTCCAAACGCATATAACTCTCTTGGGTAACACCTCAGTGATGGTCTTGCCAAAAACATGATCATCCTGGGAAATCAAGTACTCACCCAAATTTTCCTCCAAGTACTTGGAGAATTCAGGTGGATCCTCATGGCCAAACTCTGTTCTGATCTCAAGGATTATGATCTCATGCTCTGTTTCTGACAGAAACTTCTTGACATCATTGATCACAACATCAACACTGTAAGTAACGAGGATACCGTGGCACACACGGCGATTCTCCTCCACCCGAATGTCGAGAACACGGGTACCCTTCACAAGCTGGTTGTAGATGGAGAGTGATTGACATTGAGCAAAAGGGCGAGTGACGAGTGGGATACCAATCTTGTTTGTTGCAGAATCATGTGTTCCAGGCCAAACAATCTGGTTGATGTGAAGTTTCTCTGGGTTGAGACCACTCATCCAGTTTTTCCTGTCGGTGGGGTGGTATTCAGAGCCAGGGTAGTCTTCCCCTGAGCTTTTGAGATCATATAGAGTTTTCTTCTGGGTATGGATTGTCTTTCTTCTTTCAACCTGTTTAGAGACTTGAGATCCCATCCTCAGTGTCAAAGatatcagatgatgatgaaaagTAGTTGTTCTTGATTccttgttcttcctcttctgtAGTTTTGCTTTTTGTT
This is a stretch of genomic DNA from Lotus japonicus ecotype B-129 chromosome 1, LjGifu_v1.2. It encodes these proteins:
- the LOC130729084 gene encoding uncharacterized protein LOC130729084; translated protein: MGSQVSKQVERRKTIHTQKKTLYDLKSSGEDYPGSEYHPTDRKNWMSGLNPEKLHINQIVWPGTHDSATNKIGIPLVTRPFAQCQSLSIYNQLVKGTRVLDIRVEENRRVCHGILVTYSVDVVINDVKKFLSETEHEIIILEIRTEFGHEDPPEFSKYLEENLGEYLISQDDHVFGKTITEVLPKRVICVWKPRKSPQPKTGDPLWSAGYLKDNWINTDLPSTKFDGNLKHLGEHPPVSARKYFYRVENTVTPVADNPVLCVKPVTRRIHGYARLFIAQCFANGCADKLQVLSTDFIDEDFVDACVGLTHARIEGKV